Proteins encoded within one genomic window of Armatimonadota bacterium:
- the pheT gene encoding phenylalanine--tRNA ligase subunit beta, whose amino-acid sequence MKLTESMLRDYVDTPLSVEEIGDLLTMTGFEIEGIAVVEGENVLDVNIMANRGDGPSVIGVARELLAKDASAKPKALYERAQVRFEAGDQMADEASKLTSVEIETDRCNRYGCRVFEDVKNSPTPGWIQDRLRQIGQRPISLLVDLTNYVMFETGQPLHAFDLDKLEGKRIVVRQADAKEKTFTTLDEEKRTITTKDMMICDASCPVAIAGVMGGMESEVGDTTKTMLLESASFDHKSVRNTRTRLGISSEASYRFERYVDPEQVVAALNRFTELYEEATGDWSVRGIIDVYPRPPKPEPIIVRMSRVAKVLGMDVAQDEATGYLKKLGFEVEQSDSSLVCTAPTWRIDILREDDLVEEIGRIHGYEKIPEILPKGETTRGGVFGADAKIDRVREELLRCGLTQTISHSLRNVHPLDAPGERLKVRNPHSPEIAFLRNSNLPSVADAANKNGNQNLHLFEIGKVFSPDREHFDLAILSTGGDPHEDWQKEQSPTADFYSMKGVVERVCASIDATAEITAPEQPDLRMHPTRQAVLTVDGERVGVFGQIHPTVAEQTDLPKETVIAEIDLSTLSERNATERHLKRVSRNPATRRDIAVVVEKSVSFADLEIAVGEACGEVLEKQWLFDVYEGKGIPEGSHSLAIALQLRKQGENFTDEEANQVRDAAVQALEALGAKLR is encoded by the coding sequence GTGAAGCTGACCGAATCCATGCTCCGGGACTACGTGGACACGCCGCTCTCCGTCGAGGAGATCGGCGACCTACTGACTATGACCGGGTTCGAGATCGAGGGGATCGCGGTGGTCGAGGGCGAGAACGTGCTGGACGTCAACATCATGGCGAACCGCGGAGACGGGCCGAGCGTGATCGGGGTCGCGCGCGAACTGCTCGCCAAGGACGCGAGCGCCAAGCCGAAGGCGCTCTACGAAAGGGCGCAAGTCCGTTTCGAGGCCGGCGACCAGATGGCCGACGAGGCGAGCAAGCTGACCAGCGTCGAGATCGAGACCGACCGCTGCAACAGATACGGCTGCCGGGTATTCGAGGACGTCAAGAACAGCCCTACGCCCGGCTGGATCCAAGACCGGCTCAGGCAGATCGGTCAGCGCCCCATCTCGCTGCTCGTCGATCTGACGAACTACGTGATGTTCGAGACCGGTCAGCCGCTGCACGCTTTCGATCTGGACAAGCTGGAAGGAAAAAGGATCGTCGTGCGGCAAGCGGATGCAAAGGAGAAAACGTTCACGACGCTCGACGAGGAGAAGCGGACGATCACCACGAAAGACATGATGATCTGCGATGCGTCGTGCCCCGTCGCGATCGCGGGCGTGATGGGTGGGATGGAGAGCGAAGTCGGCGACACGACGAAAACGATGCTCTTGGAGAGCGCGAGCTTCGACCACAAATCTGTGCGGAACACGCGCACGAGGCTCGGCATATCGAGCGAGGCGAGCTACCGGTTCGAGAGGTACGTCGACCCAGAGCAAGTCGTCGCCGCGCTGAACCGGTTCACTGAGCTTTATGAGGAGGCGACCGGCGACTGGTCCGTGCGCGGAATCATCGACGTGTACCCGCGCCCACCGAAGCCCGAGCCGATCATCGTCCGCATGAGCCGCGTCGCGAAGGTTTTAGGAATGGACGTAGCGCAGGATGAGGCCACCGGCTACCTGAAAAAGCTCGGCTTCGAGGTCGAACAGAGCGACAGCAGCCTGGTGTGCACGGCACCAACCTGGCGCATCGACATCCTGCGCGAGGACGACCTTGTCGAGGAGATCGGCCGCATCCACGGCTATGAGAAGATCCCCGAGATTCTGCCGAAGGGCGAGACGACGCGCGGCGGAGTGTTCGGCGCGGACGCGAAGATCGACCGAGTGCGAGAAGAGCTTCTCAGGTGTGGCCTGACGCAGACGATCAGTCACAGCTTGCGCAACGTCCACCCGCTCGACGCACCTGGCGAACGGCTTAAGGTCCGCAACCCGCACTCGCCTGAGATCGCCTTTCTGCGCAACAGCAACCTGCCCTCTGTCGCGGACGCGGCGAACAAGAACGGCAACCAGAACCTGCACCTCTTCGAGATCGGTAAGGTGTTCAGTCCGGACCGCGAGCACTTCGACCTCGCGATCCTATCGACCGGAGGAGACCCGCACGAGGACTGGCAGAAAGAGCAGTCGCCGACCGCAGACTTCTACAGCATGAAGGGCGTCGTCGAGCGTGTCTGCGCGAGCATCGACGCGACGGCGGAAATCACAGCGCCAGAGCAGCCAGACCTGCGCATGCACCCCACCAGGCAAGCAGTCCTGACGGTCGATGGCGAGCGCGTCGGGGTGTTCGGACAGATTCACCCGACCGTCGCAGAACAGACAGACCTGCCGAAAGAGACGGTGATCGCCGAGATCGACCTCTCGACTCTCTCTGAGCGGAACGCGACCGAGCGGCACCTTAAGCGCGTCAGCCGAAACCCGGCAACCCGCCGCGACATCGCGGTAGTGGTCGAAAAGAGCGTCTCCTTCGCAGATTTGGAAATTGCCGTCGGAGAAGCGTGTGGCGAAGTTCTCGAGAAGCAGTGGCTGTTCGACGTCTACGAGGGCAAGGGCATCCCCGAGGGGTCGCACAGCCTCGCGATCGCGCTGCAGCTCCGCAAGCAGGGCGAGAACTTCACGGACGAAGAAGCGAACCAGGTGCGGGACGCCGCCGTGCAGGCGCTCGAAGCTCTGGGAGCGAAGCTGCGCTAG
- a CDS encoding transposase, whose amino-acid sequence MGHRISYDEPGHAHELTFSTYKNVQYFRIDKNCRLFLQYLGQARERQKFELWAYVLMPQHVHLLVWPGTEGAKVAEILKSIKQPFSRQMIKLARCNQPRVWQKGGGYDRNLFTTKATQASIDYIHMNPVKAGLCSSPSDYLWSSAKWYQDRESGLIKPDYAKV is encoded by the coding sequence ATGGGACACCGTATCTCCTACGATGAGCCTGGACACGCGCACGAACTGACGTTCAGCACATACAAGAACGTCCAGTACTTCCGCATCGACAAGAACTGCAGACTGTTCCTGCAATACCTTGGTCAAGCGAGAGAGCGCCAGAAGTTTGAACTGTGGGCATACGTCTTGATGCCCCAGCACGTCCACCTGCTTGTGTGGCCGGGAACAGAGGGCGCAAAGGTCGCAGAGATACTCAAGTCTATCAAGCAACCGTTCTCTCGCCAGATGATCAAACTCGCACGTTGCAATCAGCCGAGAGTCTGGCAAAAAGGTGGTGGGTATGACCGAAATCTTTTCACCACGAAGGCGACGCAAGCAAGTATCGACTATATCCATATGAACCCTGTCAAGGCAGGTCTTTGCAGTAGTCCGTCTGACTACTTGTGGTCATCAGCAAAGTGGTACCAGGACAGAGAGTCAGGACTGATCAAGCCGGATTATGCGAAAGTTTAG
- the pheS gene encoding phenylalanine--tRNA ligase subunit alpha — protein sequence MEQIAELESAARSAVAAAATTAELRELELKYLGKHGELTGLMRSIGSLSKEERPKFGAGVNEATARLQSLIDSRVGDLKSGELASQFDAERIDVTMPSRPPQAGLEHVLQQATNKIKKTLSSLGFTYYEGLELEEFKYNFEALNYPPNHPAMDDQDTFYVDDTHLLRTQGTAFQGRIFEEFKPPFRFFTVGRCFRNEAVDRTHGHTFHQVDAFMVDEGISMAHLKGTLRAFASDMFGEGAKVRFRPDFFPFVEPGVDYSISTPKLFDGKWVELGGAGMIHANILDAYGIDTERYSGFAFGLGVERVPMMAYGVDDLRYFMDNDIRFLEQFG from the coding sequence ATGGAGCAGATCGCCGAACTGGAGTCAGCAGCGCGTTCTGCGGTTGCGGCCGCGGCTACGACCGCCGAGCTGCGCGAGCTAGAGCTGAAGTACCTGGGCAAGCACGGCGAACTCACCGGCTTGATGCGCTCCATCGGGTCTCTTTCCAAGGAAGAAAGGCCGAAGTTCGGGGCGGGGGTGAACGAGGCGACGGCGCGGTTGCAGTCGCTGATCGACTCTCGCGTGGGGGATTTGAAGTCAGGCGAGCTTGCCTCGCAGTTCGATGCGGAGCGGATCGATGTGACGATGCCGTCTCGCCCGCCGCAGGCTGGGCTCGAGCACGTGTTGCAGCAAGCGACGAACAAGATCAAGAAAACCTTGTCGTCCCTCGGCTTCACCTACTACGAAGGGCTGGAGCTGGAGGAGTTCAAGTACAACTTCGAGGCGCTGAACTACCCGCCCAACCACCCCGCGATGGACGACCAGGACACGTTCTACGTGGACGACACGCACCTTCTTCGCACGCAGGGCACGGCGTTCCAGGGTCGGATCTTCGAGGAGTTCAAACCGCCCTTCCGGTTCTTCACTGTCGGGCGCTGCTTCCGCAACGAGGCGGTCGATCGCACGCACGGCCACACGTTCCACCAGGTCGATGCGTTCATGGTCGACGAAGGGATTTCGATGGCGCACCTTAAGGGGACGCTGCGGGCTTTCGCCTCCGATATGTTTGGCGAAGGTGCTAAGGTGCGATTCCGACCGGACTTCTTCCCGTTCGTCGAGCCGGGGGTGGACTACTCAATCTCGACGCCGAAGCTGTTCGACGGCAAGTGGGTCGAGCTCGGCGGCGCGGGGATGATCCACGCGAACATCCTGGACGCCTACGGCATCGACACGGAGCGGTACAGCGGGTTTGCGTTCGGCCTCGGAGTCGAGCGCGTCCCGATGATGGCGTACGGCGTCGACGACCTGCGTTACTTCATGGACAACGACATCCGGTTCCTGGAGCAGTTCGGGTAA
- a CDS encoding flagellar basal body-associated FliL family protein: MAEEQVRRRIEDREEEPVEAAKPKKKLSPKARKKAALKAKKQAKLDKKQAKLDKKAARLEAKKGKAGKKAKKAKVEEVPKDSEAAEKPKRDKVEEGPIDRGARERPNEAKNEERPADSDAGEKPKKAKKGKKDKKAKKGKKAKKGEEDAKGGKKKGKLPIIAAIVVVLGAGGFFGLKMANGPAEEPEIELGEMMQLGEFIVNLSGGKYYLQAEITLHLFEGYEHGGGGHGGEEEGADGLSPVRDAIITVMSSATLEEVLTTAGKEQLKRDLAEAINKAMLAASHDDSADSHDEDGAEGEEEEPKHPEWHSQEGPVLMVYFDKFAVQPMR; encoded by the coding sequence ATGGCGGAAGAGCAGGTAAGGCGAAGAATTGAGGATAGGGAGGAGGAGCCGGTCGAGGCCGCAAAGCCGAAGAAGAAGCTGAGCCCGAAGGCCAGGAAGAAGGCTGCCCTAAAAGCCAAGAAACAGGCCAAGCTCGACAAGAAGCAAGCCAAGCTGGACAAAAAGGCCGCTCGGCTAGAAGCGAAGAAGGGCAAAGCCGGAAAGAAGGCGAAGAAGGCCAAGGTTGAAGAGGTTCCGAAGGACAGCGAGGCCGCAGAGAAGCCGAAGAGGGACAAGGTTGAAGAAGGCCCGATCGACCGCGGTGCCAGAGAGAGACCTAACGAGGCCAAGAACGAAGAACGCCCGGCGGACAGCGATGCCGGAGAGAAACCGAAGAAGGCCAAGAAAGGCAAGAAGGACAAGAAGGCCAAGAAGGGCAAGAAGGCCAAGAAGGGTGAAGAAGACGCCAAGGGCGGCAAGAAAAAAGGAAAGCTGCCGATCATCGCCGCGATCGTCGTCGTCTTAGGCGCTGGCGGCTTTTTCGGTCTCAAGATGGCGAACGGCCCTGCTGAGGAGCCCGAAATCGAGCTCGGCGAAATGATGCAGCTCGGCGAATTCATCGTCAATCTCAGCGGCGGAAAATACTATTTGCAAGCTGAGATAACGCTGCACCTGTTTGAAGGGTACGAGCACGGCGGCGGCGGGCACGGCGGGGAGGAGGAAGGCGCCGATGGACTATCTCCTGTACGCGACGCGATCATCACCGTGATGTCGAGCGCAACGCTGGAGGAGGTCTTGACCACCGCTGGCAAGGAGCAGCTCAAGCGTGATCTTGCCGAGGCGATCAACAAGGCGATGCTGGCCGCCAGCCACGACGATAGCGCGGACTCTCACGACGAGGACGGAGCAGAAGGAGAAGAGGAAGAGCCGAAGCACCCTGAATGGCACTCGCAAGAAGGGCCGGTGCTCATGGTGTACTTCGACAAGTTTGCTGTTCAGCCGATGCGTTGA
- a CDS encoding glycosyltransferase family 39 protein, which translates to MSLEPSKFRLTTRPIGSVDAGPWSWKALAAVLLVSLLVRALWLWKVNTMPVTDYWWYFERAVSLSTGNGYAVNGEPTAYWPPGYSLFLSPFFMAIKPAITLAKGLNLLLVMLSLVVTFRLAHRLFRSNAIAVVATLLLSFHFSWIAYSGILAAEPLYTLLSLVGVYWSLDAPGNRKRSFLVGLVFGMATLVRPQAILLPLLALLWARRDSGNPESHKIWPSIRAAYVGLLLVVVPWAARNVSVLGEPIIVSTNMGDNLLIGNNPAATGRYMPPEEALPTAPGESEFERDKRARSEALTYARDNPGVTLRLLPSKLWHTFGYSSDGPYWAFQKVKEVVNVPGTGVDRPLYKFSKRYTRWYHGAVMLLFLGSLLGSLILRFKGADRLRLPVTGLVLIAYTALLSMVFFGNPRFAFPVLPFICMHAAWLLVLASRSLVAAQTTGSKPHQRIG; encoded by the coding sequence ATGAGCCTGGAACCGAGCAAATTTCGACTCACCACTCGTCCGATAGGATCTGTGGACGCGGGGCCTTGGTCGTGGAAAGCGCTCGCCGCAGTGCTGCTCGTTTCTCTGCTTGTCCGCGCTCTGTGGCTTTGGAAGGTCAACACGATGCCGGTCACGGACTACTGGTGGTACTTCGAGCGCGCAGTCTCCCTTTCAACCGGCAACGGATACGCGGTGAACGGCGAGCCTACTGCCTACTGGCCTCCCGGTTATTCGCTGTTCTTGAGCCCGTTCTTCATGGCGATCAAGCCAGCCATCACACTGGCGAAGGGTCTGAACCTCCTGCTCGTGATGCTGTCGCTGGTCGTCACGTTCCGACTGGCGCACCGTCTGTTTCGATCCAACGCCATCGCCGTCGTTGCGACGTTGCTCTTGTCGTTTCACTTCAGCTGGATCGCTTACTCAGGAATCTTGGCCGCCGAACCGCTGTACACGCTCCTTTCACTCGTCGGAGTTTACTGGTCGTTGGATGCTCCTGGCAATCGCAAACGGTCGTTCCTGGTCGGCCTTGTGTTCGGCATGGCGACATTGGTGAGGCCGCAAGCGATCCTTTTGCCACTGCTCGCGCTGCTTTGGGCAAGACGCGACTCGGGCAACCCCGAGTCGCACAAGATCTGGCCGTCCATCCGCGCCGCGTACGTCGGGCTGCTGCTCGTCGTCGTGCCCTGGGCGGCGCGCAACGTTTCCGTACTCGGCGAGCCCATCATTGTCAGCACGAACATGGGCGACAACCTGCTCATAGGAAACAACCCCGCCGCCACAGGGCGGTACATGCCGCCGGAAGAGGCGTTGCCTACAGCGCCCGGCGAATCTGAGTTCGAGCGCGATAAACGGGCCAGAAGCGAGGCGCTGACTTACGCTCGCGATAATCCTGGGGTTACCCTGCGGCTCTTGCCAAGCAAGCTGTGGCACACGTTCGGCTACTCCAGCGATGGGCCGTACTGGGCGTTTCAAAAGGTGAAGGAGGTCGTCAACGTGCCGGGCACTGGCGTCGATCGCCCCTTGTACAAGTTCTCGAAACGGTACACCCGATGGTATCACGGAGCTGTTATGTTGCTGTTCTTGGGCTCGCTTCTTGGCTCACTTATTCTGAGATTTAAGGGTGCGGATCGACTCAGGCTTCCGGTTACCGGACTGGTACTCATCGCGTACACGGCGCTACTGTCGATGGTGTTCTTCGGCAATCCGCGATTCGCGTTTCCGGTGCTGCCGTTCATCTGCATGCACGCTGCTTGGCTGCTCGTGTTGGCGTCGCGAAGCTTGGTCGCCGCCCAAACTACGGGCTCGAAGCCTCATCAACGCATCGGCTGA
- a CDS encoding UbiX family flavin prenyltransferase, with the protein MSTGKLVVGVTGASGAAYARRFLRVAAPIWSEVYLMMTDQAFDVARIELGVAPDRENFRTDEWLGEAFDNVRLCGTRDFFTSPASGSFRHDGMVIVPCSMGTAGRIANGVSNDLLTRAADVCLKEGRKLILVPREMPWSLIMLRNMTQLAEAGATILPASPAWYNGPKTLDDLVDTVVARILQNLGVEHDIVGQWMVDDE; encoded by the coding sequence ATGTCAACGGGCAAGTTGGTAGTCGGTGTCACGGGTGCCAGCGGCGCAGCGTACGCCCGGCGTTTTTTGCGGGTCGCTGCGCCGATCTGGTCGGAAGTGTATCTCATGATGACCGACCAAGCGTTCGACGTTGCCAGAATCGAGCTAGGCGTGGCGCCAGACCGAGAGAACTTCCGAACGGACGAGTGGCTCGGCGAAGCGTTCGACAACGTGAGGCTGTGCGGTACGCGAGACTTCTTCACGTCGCCGGCGTCTGGCTCGTTCCGACACGACGGCATGGTGATCGTGCCGTGCTCGATGGGCACCGCCGGTCGGATCGCGAACGGCGTGAGCAACGACCTTTTGACGCGTGCCGCCGACGTCTGCCTCAAGGAAGGCCGGAAGCTGATACTCGTACCGAGGGAGATGCCGTGGAGCTTGATCATGCTGCGCAACATGACCCAGTTGGCGGAGGCCGGCGCGACGATACTGCCAGCATCGCCGGCTTGGTACAACGGTCCGAAGACGCTCGACGACCTTGTCGATACCGTCGTTGCGCGGATCTTGCAAAACCTCGGCGTCGAACACGACATTGTTGGGCAGTGGATGGTAGACGACGAATGA
- a CDS encoding TIGR01777 family protein, whose amino-acid sequence MDGRRRMTGGRIVIAGGTGLIGRALAGKWSSDGVEVVVLSRGLIEVAGARRVTWDAQSAGEWVSVIDGASAVINLSGFPVIHRWTADNKRIMRDSRVLSTRAIGEAIAACQAPPQTWINASAVGYYGDTGAREVSEATRAGEGFLPEMCQEWEQEVDDADVGETRRVKLRIGVVLARDGAFVKQLSSITKAFLGSAVGSGEQYISWIHIDDVVRIIDWCLESGLSGALNAVAPEPVTNAAMMAEFRRILKRRALPKPPTPVIRAVAWLRRMEPELLLTGQKVRSEIALANGFRFKFASLRLALEDLLAVPETVPTGN is encoded by the coding sequence GTGGATGGTAGACGACGAATGACGGGCGGTCGCATCGTCATCGCGGGAGGCACCGGGCTGATCGGGCGAGCGTTGGCGGGGAAGTGGTCGAGCGACGGTGTAGAAGTCGTCGTGCTCTCTCGCGGCCTCATTGAGGTGGCGGGTGCTCGTCGCGTTACTTGGGATGCCCAAAGTGCTGGCGAATGGGTCTCAGTTATCGACGGTGCGTCCGCCGTGATCAATCTGTCGGGTTTCCCCGTGATCCACAGGTGGACCGCAGATAACAAGAGAATCATGCGCGACTCCAGGGTGCTGTCGACTCGTGCGATCGGGGAGGCGATCGCTGCTTGTCAGGCTCCTCCTCAGACATGGATCAACGCGAGCGCAGTCGGTTACTACGGCGATACAGGCGCGAGGGAGGTTTCAGAGGCAACGCGTGCCGGTGAGGGCTTCCTGCCGGAGATGTGCCAGGAGTGGGAGCAAGAGGTAGATGACGCCGATGTGGGTGAGACTCGTCGCGTGAAGCTGCGGATCGGAGTTGTGCTGGCAAGAGACGGGGCGTTCGTCAAGCAGTTGTCGTCGATAACAAAGGCGTTCTTGGGGTCTGCCGTCGGGAGCGGCGAGCAGTACATTAGCTGGATTCACATCGATGACGTCGTTCGCATCATTGACTGGTGCTTGGAGTCCGGTCTGTCTGGAGCGCTCAACGCGGTCGCCCCTGAGCCGGTCACGAACGCTGCGATGATGGCGGAGTTTCGGCGGATACTGAAAAGGCGGGCACTTCCGAAGCCGCCAACACCGGTGATTCGAGCCGTGGCTTGGCTCAGGCGGATGGAGCCAGAGCTGTTGCTCACCGGGCAAAAAGTTCGTTCAGAGATCGCCCTGGCCAACGGCTTCAGGTTCAAATTCGCGTCCCTGAGGCTGGCGCTTGAAGACCTCCTGGCCGTGCCGGAGACGGTGCCGACCGGCAACTGA
- the tig gene encoding trigger factor: protein MSTEPSSEMQISRDDLNPCTVVLEVVCSAKQVETAFKRVLKEYGKRVRIPGFRAGQAPSAMIEKAVPLGDLEGAAMEEAIRASLRKALTDESLNAVAQPAVDLKKFTREPPECEYTAKVPLAPQVELGEYEGLQAEKYRIEVTEADIERQIDELRSRSGQRKEVADRGLQAGDNALVNIKIEGDEGDGRNFVVVAGQTFEGLDTALMGMQLDDIKSVDLTFPEAFEEQDLAGQTEKCTVTLRSLSAIELPALDDDFAKSLSLEDVSELRARVETRIREVRQQLSEEMVHERIIEQLHAASTVHVADNLWEAVAERRLSNIKEQLKEKGTDLGAYVQQNGMTEEQFVKAQRQEAKTHVERAAIIDSVFKQEGLAITNEDTNAQFLKIAYENNVLPEKMTEFAKEFGPQIQDEIVNRTMYAKVLGLLTEKAKITEVDPPVGPTGDQVQSDTAIEARDIERSPARQENDLESKK from the coding sequence ATGAGTACTGAGCCCAGCTCGGAGATGCAAATTTCTCGCGATGACCTGAATCCGTGTACAGTCGTGCTCGAAGTCGTCTGTTCCGCCAAGCAGGTTGAAACAGCGTTCAAGCGGGTACTCAAGGAGTACGGGAAGCGGGTTCGAATCCCGGGTTTCAGAGCTGGCCAGGCACCGTCGGCGATGATCGAGAAGGCGGTGCCCCTCGGCGATCTGGAAGGTGCGGCTATGGAAGAGGCGATCCGCGCAAGCTTGCGCAAGGCGCTCACCGACGAGTCGCTGAACGCCGTTGCCCAGCCGGCGGTCGATCTCAAGAAGTTCACGCGAGAGCCCCCAGAGTGCGAGTACACGGCCAAAGTTCCGCTCGCGCCGCAGGTCGAGCTAGGCGAGTACGAGGGTCTGCAAGCGGAAAAGTACAGGATCGAAGTCACCGAAGCCGATATCGAGCGCCAGATCGACGAATTGAGGTCCAGAAGCGGCCAGCGCAAGGAGGTGGCCGACCGTGGTTTGCAAGCAGGGGACAACGCGCTCGTCAACATCAAGATCGAGGGGGACGAGGGGGACGGTCGCAACTTTGTCGTCGTGGCCGGCCAGACGTTCGAGGGCCTCGATACTGCCCTCATGGGTATGCAGCTCGACGACATCAAGTCCGTCGACCTCACCTTTCCGGAGGCGTTCGAGGAGCAGGATTTGGCCGGTCAGACCGAGAAGTGCACCGTCACGCTTCGATCGCTGAGCGCGATAGAACTTCCTGCGCTCGATGACGATTTCGCCAAGAGCCTGAGCCTAGAAGACGTGTCCGAACTGCGCGCACGGGTCGAGACTCGCATTCGAGAGGTCAGGCAACAGCTTTCCGAAGAGATGGTGCACGAGCGAATCATCGAGCAGTTGCATGCGGCGAGCACCGTTCACGTTGCAGATAACCTTTGGGAGGCCGTGGCGGAGCGTCGCCTCAGCAACATCAAGGAGCAGTTGAAGGAGAAGGGCACCGACCTCGGAGCTTACGTGCAGCAGAACGGGATGACGGAAGAGCAGTTCGTAAAGGCGCAGCGGCAGGAGGCGAAGACGCACGTCGAGCGAGCAGCGATCATAGACTCAGTTTTCAAGCAGGAGGGGTTGGCGATCACCAACGAGGACACGAACGCCCAGTTCTTGAAAATCGCATATGAAAACAACGTACTGCCGGAAAAAATGACCGAGTTCGCAAAGGAGTTCGGCCCTCAAATCCAGGATGAAATCGTGAACAGAACGATGTACGCCAAAGTGCTGGGGCTCCTGACCGAAAAGGCTAAAATAACCGAGGTGGACCCGCCGGTCGGGCCGACGGGAGATCAGGTTCAAAGCGACACTGCGATAGAGGCACGGGATATCGAGCGATCTCCTGCCCGACAGGAGAATGACTTGGAGAGTAAAAAGTAA
- a CDS encoding ATP-dependent Clp protease proteolytic subunit has product MSNVTAGVPFVIEQTARGERTYDIWSRLLKDRIVFLGTPIDDYVANLIIAQLLFLEKEDPDKDIDFYIHTAGGSVSAGLAIFDTMEMIKPDVATICVGQAASMGAVLLAGGAKKKRYGLQNSRIMIHQVSGGTQGSVADMKIAIAEADRYMETLIGILSKASGKKVEQVRKDSDRDYFMSAQEALDYGLIDEVLKPGAKK; this is encoded by the coding sequence ATGAGTAACGTGACAGCAGGAGTTCCGTTCGTCATCGAGCAGACGGCCCGTGGTGAGCGCACATACGATATATGGTCTCGGCTGCTCAAGGACAGAATCGTCTTCCTCGGAACCCCGATCGACGACTACGTGGCGAACCTAATCATCGCCCAGTTGCTGTTCTTGGAGAAGGAAGATCCGGACAAGGACATAGATTTCTACATCCACACAGCGGGCGGCTCCGTGAGCGCGGGCCTCGCCATATTCGACACAATGGAGATGATCAAGCCGGATGTCGCGACGATCTGTGTCGGGCAGGCAGCCTCGATGGGAGCAGTGTTGCTCGCTGGCGGAGCCAAGAAGAAGCGGTACGGCTTGCAGAACAGCCGGATAATGATCCACCAGGTCTCTGGAGGAACCCAAGGCTCTGTCGCAGACATGAAGATCGCGATCGCTGAGGCAGACCGGTACATGGAGACCCTGATAGGTATTCTCAGCAAGGCGAGCGGAAAGAAGGTCGAACAGGTTCGAAAGGACAGTGATCGGGATTACTTCATGTCAGCTCAAGAAGCGTTGGACTACGGATTGATTGACGAGGTATTGAAGCCGGGTGCGAAGAAGTAA